From Erinaceus europaeus chromosome 9, mEriEur2.1, whole genome shotgun sequence, one genomic window encodes:
- the SETD4 gene encoding SET domain-containing protein 4 isoform X4, translating into MSRAPLQEGQTIISLPESCLLTTETVMRSYLGPYIAKWRPRPSPLLALCTFLVSERHAGSRSPWKPYLDTLPKAYTCPVCLEPAVLGLLPKPLQAKTEEQKARVQELWASSRGFLSSLQPLFAEAVDSVFSRGALLWAWCTVNTRAVYWERPPSPCFAAEPDTCALAPYLDLLNHSPDVQVKAAFNEETRCYEIRAASSCRKYEEVFICYGPHDNHRLLLEYGFVSARNPHACVYVSKDILIKYLPPADKQMNKKISILKDHDLIENLTFGWDGPSWRLLTALKLLCLGAQEFLCWKKVLLGETISDLNEKISLDIAQQICLCFTEETNATLQKVSRMKDEDAAWSGQLTLVEALWTEELKILQVSAEVLARSRAAFP; encoded by the exons GAGGGACAGACGATTATCTCGCTGCCCGAGAGCTGCCTGCTCACCACGGAGACAGTGATGCGAAGCTACTTAGGGCCGTACATTGCCAA GTGGCGGCCTCGCCCATCTCCCCTGCTGGCTCTGTGCACCTTTCTCGTCTCCGAGAGGCATGCGGGGTCGCGATCTCCCTGGAAGCCTTACCTGGACACCTTACCGAAGGCCTACACCTGCCCCGTTTGCTTGGAGCCAGCAGTGCTGGGTCTTCTTCCCAAACCTTTGCAAGCCAAGACCGAGGAGCAAAAAGCCCGCGTGCAGGAGCTCTGGGCTTCCTCTCGAGGCTTCCTGTCTTCCCTGCAGCCTCTGTTTGCCGAGGCTGTGGACAGCGTCTTCAGCCGCGGCGCCCTTCTGTGGGCATGGTGCACGGTCAACACCAGGGCCGTGTACTGGGAGCGCCCGCCGAGCCCGTGCTTTGCGGCAGAACCCGACACCTGTGCGCTGGCCCCTTACCTGGACCTGCTCAATCACAGCCCGGACGTCCAG GTAAAAGCCGCATTTAATGAAGAAACCCGCTGTTACGAAATCCGGGCGGCTTCGAGTTGCAGGAAGTATGAAGAGGTGTTCATCTGCTACGGGCCCCACGACAACCACCGACTGCTTCTGGAGTATGGGTTTGTGTCCGCCCGGAACCCCCATGCTTGTGTTTATGTCTCCAAAG atATACTCATTAAATATCTCCCACCAGCAGATAAACAGATGAACAAAAAGATTTCCATTTTAAAGGATCACGACCTTATAGA GAATCTGACGTTTGGCTGGGACGGGCCATCCTGGAGGTTACTCACCGCCCTCAAGTTGTTATGTCTCGGAGCCCAGGAATT TCTGTGCTGGAAAAAAGTGCTTCTTGGGGAAACCATTTCGGATCTGAATGAGAAGATCAGTCTGGACATAGCTCAGCAGATATGCCTGTGTTTCACAGAGGAGACGAATGCTACGCTTCAGAAG GTTTCCCGGATGAAAGACGAAGACGCAGCTTGGAGTGGCCAGCTGACGCTGGTGGAAGCCCTGTGGACGGAGGAGCTGAAGATTCTGCAGGTGTCCGCCGAGGTCCTGGCCCGATCGCGAGCAGCCTTCCCGTGA
- the SETD4 gene encoding SET domain-containing protein 4 isoform X5, whose protein sequence is MRSYLGPYIAKWRPRPSPLLALCTFLVSERHAGSRSPWKPYLDTLPKAYTCPVCLEPAVLGLLPKPLQAKTEEQKARVQELWASSRGFLSSLQPLFAEAVDSVFSRGALLWAWCTVNTRAVYWERPPSPCFAAEPDTCALAPYLDLLNHSPDVQVKAAFNEETRCYEIRAASSCRKYEEVFICYGPHDNHRLLLEYGFVSARNPHACVYVSKDILIKYLPPADKQMNKKISILKDHDLIENLTFGWDGPSWRLLTALKLLCLGAQEFLCWKKVLLGETISDLNEKISLDIAQQICLCFTEETNATLQKVSRMKDEDAAWSGQLTLVEALWTEELKILQVSAEVLARSRAAFP, encoded by the exons ATGCGAAGCTACTTAGGGCCGTACATTGCCAA GTGGCGGCCTCGCCCATCTCCCCTGCTGGCTCTGTGCACCTTTCTCGTCTCCGAGAGGCATGCGGGGTCGCGATCTCCCTGGAAGCCTTACCTGGACACCTTACCGAAGGCCTACACCTGCCCCGTTTGCTTGGAGCCAGCAGTGCTGGGTCTTCTTCCCAAACCTTTGCAAGCCAAGACCGAGGAGCAAAAAGCCCGCGTGCAGGAGCTCTGGGCTTCCTCTCGAGGCTTCCTGTCTTCCCTGCAGCCTCTGTTTGCCGAGGCTGTGGACAGCGTCTTCAGCCGCGGCGCCCTTCTGTGGGCATGGTGCACGGTCAACACCAGGGCCGTGTACTGGGAGCGCCCGCCGAGCCCGTGCTTTGCGGCAGAACCCGACACCTGTGCGCTGGCCCCTTACCTGGACCTGCTCAATCACAGCCCGGACGTCCAG GTAAAAGCCGCATTTAATGAAGAAACCCGCTGTTACGAAATCCGGGCGGCTTCGAGTTGCAGGAAGTATGAAGAGGTGTTCATCTGCTACGGGCCCCACGACAACCACCGACTGCTTCTGGAGTATGGGTTTGTGTCCGCCCGGAACCCCCATGCTTGTGTTTATGTCTCCAAAG atATACTCATTAAATATCTCCCACCAGCAGATAAACAGATGAACAAAAAGATTTCCATTTTAAAGGATCACGACCTTATAGA GAATCTGACGTTTGGCTGGGACGGGCCATCCTGGAGGTTACTCACCGCCCTCAAGTTGTTATGTCTCGGAGCCCAGGAATT TCTGTGCTGGAAAAAAGTGCTTCTTGGGGAAACCATTTCGGATCTGAATGAGAAGATCAGTCTGGACATAGCTCAGCAGATATGCCTGTGTTTCACAGAGGAGACGAATGCTACGCTTCAGAAG GTTTCCCGGATGAAAGACGAAGACGCAGCTTGGAGTGGCCAGCTGACGCTGGTGGAAGCCCTGTGGACGGAGGAGCTGAAGATTCTGCAGGTGTCCGCCGAGGTCCTGGCCCGATCGCGAGCAGCCTTCCCGTGA
- the SETD4 gene encoding SET domain-containing protein 4 isoform X3: MKKGRGRTSRIRRQKLFRSSEARGGTGRGLMSRAPLQEGQTIISLPESCLLTTETVMRSYLGPYIAKWRPRPSPLLALCTFLVSERHAGSRSPWKPYLDTLPKAYTCPVCLEPAVLGLLPKPLQAKTEEQKARVQELWASSRGFLSSLQPLFAEAVDSVFSRGALLWAWCTVNTRAVYWERPPSPCFAAEPDTCALAPYLDLLNHSPDVQVKAAFNEETRCYEIRAASSCRKYEEVFICYGPHDNHRLLLEYGFVSARNPHACVYVSKDILIKYLPPADKQMNKKISILKDHDLIENLTFGWDGPSWRLLTALKLLCLGAQEFLCWKKVLLGETISDLNEKISLDIAQQICLCFTEETNATLQKVSRMKDEDAAWSGQLTLVEALWTEELKILQVSAEVLARSRAAFP, from the exons GAGGGACAGACGATTATCTCGCTGCCCGAGAGCTGCCTGCTCACCACGGAGACAGTGATGCGAAGCTACTTAGGGCCGTACATTGCCAA GTGGCGGCCTCGCCCATCTCCCCTGCTGGCTCTGTGCACCTTTCTCGTCTCCGAGAGGCATGCGGGGTCGCGATCTCCCTGGAAGCCTTACCTGGACACCTTACCGAAGGCCTACACCTGCCCCGTTTGCTTGGAGCCAGCAGTGCTGGGTCTTCTTCCCAAACCTTTGCAAGCCAAGACCGAGGAGCAAAAAGCCCGCGTGCAGGAGCTCTGGGCTTCCTCTCGAGGCTTCCTGTCTTCCCTGCAGCCTCTGTTTGCCGAGGCTGTGGACAGCGTCTTCAGCCGCGGCGCCCTTCTGTGGGCATGGTGCACGGTCAACACCAGGGCCGTGTACTGGGAGCGCCCGCCGAGCCCGTGCTTTGCGGCAGAACCCGACACCTGTGCGCTGGCCCCTTACCTGGACCTGCTCAATCACAGCCCGGACGTCCAG GTAAAAGCCGCATTTAATGAAGAAACCCGCTGTTACGAAATCCGGGCGGCTTCGAGTTGCAGGAAGTATGAAGAGGTGTTCATCTGCTACGGGCCCCACGACAACCACCGACTGCTTCTGGAGTATGGGTTTGTGTCCGCCCGGAACCCCCATGCTTGTGTTTATGTCTCCAAAG atATACTCATTAAATATCTCCCACCAGCAGATAAACAGATGAACAAAAAGATTTCCATTTTAAAGGATCACGACCTTATAGA GAATCTGACGTTTGGCTGGGACGGGCCATCCTGGAGGTTACTCACCGCCCTCAAGTTGTTATGTCTCGGAGCCCAGGAATT TCTGTGCTGGAAAAAAGTGCTTCTTGGGGAAACCATTTCGGATCTGAATGAGAAGATCAGTCTGGACATAGCTCAGCAGATATGCCTGTGTTTCACAGAGGAGACGAATGCTACGCTTCAGAAG GTTTCCCGGATGAAAGACGAAGACGCAGCTTGGAGTGGCCAGCTGACGCTGGTGGAAGCCCTGTGGACGGAGGAGCTGAAGATTCTGCAGGTGTCCGCCGAGGTCCTGGCCCGATCGCGAGCAGCCTTCCCGTGA